TGGGCCTCGTAATTTGATAGTTCCGGGCTCACCCAACGAACCAGATGTTCTATCCTCGTTATTGACATAGTCTCTGCATCTTGGAAAAGCTTGGAGGCAAACTCTTTACGTAGCGCCAAGGCTGCTTCCGTGGAGTTGAAACGTGAATTGAAAATGGTACTCACGAATTGAAGCCGATCATCGAATCGCGACAGTTGACGTGCCGACTTCTCCAGGGCGGGAACCCAGCTTTCATCGAATCGCGAAAGATAAATATCTACCATCTGGCTGCAGGCGAATTGGATTGCGGCCTCAAGCCGAGCGCGAGCCGCGGGGGTGAGTTCCCCGTTCGCCTCCCCTTCGTTCAACCAGAGTACCACTTTATCTTTGGCTTCTTTTACCTGATTGCTTCGGACCAGGGACTGCAAATAGAGGGCGTAGTGAGAATAAGATTCCGAGTCGTTTTTTAGCCAGCCGGCCAGATTCGTGGCCAGGTCGCGATAGCGGCCGCGCTGTTTCAGAAATTGGAACAGCAGATCATGCAAATCGGTTTCCTGGCGCTTATTCCAGTTCGCGGCAGGTACCAGAATCTTCTGCAGCCATTTGTCGGCGGCTTCAAAATCATCCGCTTCAATCAAATTTTTGACATGCTCGTGCTGAACCTGATATTCCTTGGGATATTCCAAAGTGAGCTGACGGGAAAGTTCCAGCGCCCGAGTCAGTTGTCCCGTGAGTTTAATCAGATTTATCTCGCGGGTCCGCCAGAGAATCGGAGCTTTTAGCTGGGCCGGTTGGCGATAATACAGCTCTTTAACCATAGCTTCAACCTGTATCAATTCATTCGCTTCCAGAATCTGGTTCGCTTGCGAGTAATTGTGCTCAGCGAGAAAATAGGCATTTGCTTGCACTTTGGGATCCTGGGAATTCACCAGGTTCCGGGCATCTTCCAACAAACGATTTTTCAATGGCTCATGCTGCCGGCTGGCCATCAGGAAGGAATTTACAAGGAATCGCAGTCCCGGTTTAGTGGCCGTGAGCTTCTCGAATTCGGAGAGTTGTTCCTGAGCGATAGCCCAGCGCTGAGAACTGGCGAAGTGAATAGTTAAAACAGCTCGCTCGATGAGAGTCGCCTTCCCCTCCTGCACGGCGGCCTTCGCTTCCTGAACCGAGGGGAGCTTCCGAGGCAGAAAAATCCCCCGCTCTATAAGACGAAGCTCATCTTTCATTTTCTGAGCAAAATTCGGCTTGGCTAACTCCGCAACTTGCAGGGTGACTCGAGAAACCACCACTCCCTTTTCATTAATCGTTTCAATCTTGCGAGCCCACCACTGGCCACCGACTTCGATAAAATCACCGATTTGAATAGATGAAGTGATCTTCTCTTTGGCGCGATATTCCACGCTCAATACCACGTGTCGGCTGGTGTCGATGATATAACGAACTTCACTATCCTTTGAGTTCGGAATCTTGAGAATCAGAACCGATCGTTCGGCGTTAATCTTTTCGACAGTAGCCAACTGATTCGAATTCACAATATGAAGTAGGCCGTTGGAATAATCGTGAAATCGGACCTGCGGATAGAGCAGATCGCTCTTAGCACTGGCGCGAGTACGACCTAGTTGGAACGCCGTGTGATAAAGTCCCGTTACCTTTTCATCCGACCAGGAAATAATCCCCGGGCCCCCATCAGGTTGCAGAGAAGTCAACCAGGCATTCCCCGAGAGAAGGGTCATCTCGTGGCTTCGTTCCTTCAATTCATTGCTGTCCGTATCAAAGTTGTCGATCTGCGCGGTTACTTGGACTCCTCCTGCGAGTGTTCGGATCTTTTCCAATCGGGAAAGGCTCTGGGAAAGCTCAATCGCTTCTTTGGACCAGTGCGACTTAATCACACGCGGTTCTGAAGTTCGCGCTATCACTTGGGGGAATAGAGAATCCAACCAGATTGGTCTTGGAGGGGTGGGAAATTGCAGTCGTCTGCGGTCGTACATCAAATTCAATATCGACAAATCGGTTAGTCTTCCTCCGAAACCGGTTCGTCCAGCGGGCATCGACCGCTGCAAGCGTTTTCCGAGGAACAAGTTCTCAGAAACAGGCTCGCTGAGTGGTGCAAGCTTGTCCCTTGGCTCTTCGAATTCGGTGGAGTCGATCTCACTTTCACTCTTTGAGGGTGATGGCGTCAAATCAGTCGCGTCCAGTCCAAGAGCAGGAGATTCGATCTCTTTAAGGTCCTTTTCGCCACCTCCAAGAAGGGAGGGTAACTTCATGCCGAACTCTTCTCCGTAAATTGCATCTTGTTTTTTGTCGTCGATTAAACCTGCGATCTCGATAATTTCTTCAGGAGTTCGCGAATCACTTTCGGGGGCGCCTTCCATGGCCCAAGCTCGGGGGTTTCTGATCATTAGTTCCCGATTTGGAATCACGTTGTTCACTCGCCCCAATCCCAGCAGTCGCGACAAAACCTGCTTACGAAGCTGAATCCGATAATCCCCGGCCAGACGCATCTGCTTTTGCTTCAATTCGAAAGAGGAATTATCCTGTCCCAGAGCGAAGAATTTTTCTCCATCGCGCATTTGAAACCGACGTTTCACGGCGAATCGTGCGCGATCCGTATCCGATTCAAGCACTAGCAGCGATGTGTAGGGAGTGATGATTTGAAACTCCTCCGAGAGGGCAATAATCTCCTGTTTGATCGATTCGGAACTGCCCTGCTCCAGGAGTTTATCCAGATGCATGCGAGCCCAGAGACGAGGGATAAATGAGTTACCCGCTTCGGCGTCCCGCAGCGAAATTTTGGTGGTATACCGTACAGGCTTGCCACCCAATTTCCCGGTAACGATCAGCTCTCCGGCTTGATCTTTCCCTTCCGGAAGATACCGGCCGAGCAGGATCTGCTGCGAACCGCTGGGAAGATTCGGAATCTCCTCTGGATAGACTCGGGCCGTACGAATCCCCTGGAACTCCACCTTGAGATCGCGAATTCCCGGCGACGCTATTTCGCGAAGGAGTTCGAGTGCCGAGATTTGCGGGCCATGTTCGCTCGAAATTCTTCGGATGGAACCGCCGCCGATCGACGCTATAGCCTTCAGTACCGCGGGTTCGGTACTATTTCCCACGGTTACCGCATGAAAAGTACCCGGCTTATTGGAAGCAATTTGATTCAAACGTTTGGCGAATGCAATCGGATCGGCGTCAATCGTAGTGGGAACCGCATCGCCAATGTAGATGACGTGCGTTTTTGCGTCGGTTTGCGTCAGGGCCGAGCCAAAAGCGCGATCCAAATCGGTCCAACCCAGTGATTTCCGCTTGGCCAGTGTATTCTGAATTAAGGCAATGTTGGTGGCGGTGGCCGGTTGTGGGTTGTCGAAGAGCCAGTTGGTATTCACGTCGCAGGTAGCAAAATTTATGAAATCTTTTTCGGTGAGCGCACTGGCTAAAGAGGCGATGAAAGTTTTTTGGGCCGCACGCTGATTCTTATCCAGGGAAGCCGAGGTATCGGCCAGAATCAGCAATCGAAGCGGCTCGCTATTGGGAATTAAAGGCCGTTCCCAGATCCCATCCGAACCCGGCGGCATCAGTTGAACCATAAAATAGCCGTCGTCACCGCGACGATGCGGAATGACCACCACCTCGGACTGTCGCCCTTCCAGTTCCACAACCGCTTCAAAATCTCGTGTCGGCGTATATTCCTGCGCGGTGAATTCCACTTTTCCCGAATGCTCCGTCTTGGCAATCCGACTTAAGTGCGTGGGTGAAGAGATATTTTTGATGGGGAGCGCCGAATGCAGTTGGACGTCGATTTTCAACTCGCGAAGAGGATGTTGCTTCAGCAATTCGCTCTGGAGGCCATAGCTATAGCGGTACTTATTCCCCTGGAGTGGCAGAACCTGAGTATAGGTGATTTTGATTCGCTTTTCTGATGAGGCGTTTATCGGAAAGACCCGGGCCTTGAACATATTCCCCCCGGCCCACTCCAGCAGACCGGGATCGCGTTTTTCACGGAGAATGGTTTCGTATATTTCACGTGCCCGCTCCTTCTCAACGATATCGGCTTCCACGAGTTTATCGCCGATCCACATGCCGAAGCCGGAGATCGAAGCATCGGCTGGCAACGGAAAATAGAAAACCCCTTCCAGAACCCCCGGCGTATGATTCACGAACGATTCCTCAATCGTCGTGCGGGCGATCTGATCGCGAATGTCTACTTGAACGTGGTGGTAACCGACCGTCAGCGGAGTGCTTCGCCCATCGAGATTGGCAATCAACGAGCCGATCGATTCGTTGGCCGTAATTCCTTTGAATCCCTGCAGCCAGAGTGGCTCCTGCTCGACGGCGACCAGTTTTTCCTTTTCAATGCGGAAGATCTTCTTGGTAGCCACGCTCACTTTCTGAAGATCCGGCCCCACCAGTTCAATGGGTGCATTCGCTGCCGGGATGAGTTCGAGTTCCCCGGAAGAGAGTCGTATCTCGGTTGGTTTCACGAGTTCGACCGTCGAATGGGGACCTACAATTAACCCACTAGAATTGATGAGCCGGACGGAAGCGGCGTTGGCTCCCCGCGCATCGGTTCTTACCAGATCGCCCGGCTTGAGTACTAAATGTGGAGTTACTGGCGACCAGCGTTCCTGCTGAACGGGTTTCACCGTCACGAGTCCCTGGGAATCGGTAATTTTCCCGATTCTACCATCATCGATCAATTTTTCCCCCAGCACGAATTTGTCTTCCGGCGCAGGCGGATCGGTGGGAAACAGCGGGACCACCCAGCGTGCAACAACTAATCCGATAACTAACAAGGCGGCTAGTCCGCTAGCCGTCCATTTGAAACTCGAAATAAACATGATTCGTTTTCTCGATTGGGGAGAGGTCGAGGCCTTCTGGCTCTCGAGGAATATTTGCGTAGATTGTTCGCGTAAACGATTCAGATAAGCGGGATCGGGCGTCGGAATCGAGCCGTTCAACGACTTCATCAGAGCCTGAATTTGATCTTCGTTCGGGCGAGGTTCAGGTATGTTCATGGCAAGCCTCAGCATCAGTCATGGTCTCGCCCGTGAGCTTTTTGAAAATCCCTCGAAAGGCTTCCCGGGCGCGAGCCAGTTTGGAGCGCACGGCCGTTTCGGTGGTTCGCTCCCGTTCCGCAATGACGAGAATGGGTTCATCCTCTAAATATTTCGCAATCAACAATTCCGCGTAATCGTCGGGCAACTCGATCAAAACGGTTCGGACGAGTTGCTGCAACTCGGCCGATTCCAGCAGATCGGGGGCGAGAGAATCATTTCCTTCCAACCAGCGAGCCAGTCGCCCTTGACTGGCCGCTAGCCATTCGGGCCGATTCAATCGGGCCTGCTGTTGGCACTTTCGGAAGTGCAGGGACACCTGCAGTCGAGTAATGCCCCAGAGCCAGACCCAAAGAGTTCCTTTCGATTCGTCGTATGTTCGAATGGAACGGGCGGCGGCCATCAAAGATTCCTGAACCACGTCCCCAATATCCGCTGATTGGGAGCCTAATAAGCGGGCCACGCCGTGCCAGACTCGCGGTGCGTAGCAATCGTACAAGGACTGCCAGGCGTGGGTATGCCCCTCCCGCAGTCCTCGAACAACCGTACGTGCCTGGTTCTCATCCATAAATCGGGGATCCGTAGCTTCGCATTCGAGACGGCCTCGATTGCGGTAATCGAATCGATTCCCGCAAAAACCTCTTGCCGGTAAACTACCGGTCTTTTGGGGTGTTGTTACTATCCTATTTGCGCGGAAGGACCGAAATGTATCGCGGAAAACTTCGAGAATTGGGAAGTTGAGCTGTAACTTGCTGGAGGACCAGCAGTTGCGAAGCGAAATTCCTCGTAGAAGACTGGCGGAACTGAGAATCTCGGAGGGTTAAGAATCCGAATCCAGGATTTTGAAAGATTCGAAGAATTTGATGGCGTTCGGATGTTCTTCAGTCATCCCGACGCCGCCGATGAGCTGAACGAATAATTGCTTATCGATCACATAGGCGCGAACCAAAAATTTGACTTGCCGACGCGTATATTCCGCCACCAATTGTTTTCCGGGAGAATCGCCGAGTTTGATCGACTTTCGGCTCACCTCCCGTATGGTGGGAATATCCCGTCGCAAGCTCTGCATAAAACTCATGCAGACATCATCCAGGACCGCTACTTCCGAGCGAGTAGACAACTCGGAGAGGATCTTATCCTTGGTGTAAGCGAATTTAAAAATGGTATTCTCTTCTGGCTGGAGAGAATAAGTAACTATTTCCATTCCGGAAATGGTATCTTCCGTCGGCCGCACTTTATTCGGGAGCATAAACCGAAAGTGATTTTGAACGAGGATTTCTTTCCAGAGTTCCTTGTTCTCAGTTGCCTTGGATGAGGAATATTTTTGCATTCCTTCCCGGGCAAGAAAGAAGCTCATCGCTCCGAAAACCAGGCCCAAAATAGTTACGAGGGGAGTACTCGTTCCCTTGCGGCTGTAAAGGCTCGACAGCACGGCACTGGAGAGGATCATGCACCAATCTCCGCGAATTATTCACTATTCGTCTGGGTTTAAGGATTTCGAGTCCTTTTGATATATAGCACCCGAACAAATTAAAATTCGGCGAAAAGTGAAATTGAATGCGGTTGCTGCCCGCCCTCAATTTTCAGATTAAATCTGAAGAAATGCTGGGGTATTTTGCTCACGCAGCGAGCCGTCGCCAGGCCATAGGAATGTCGGTGAAATTTTAGTCGGCTTCCGGCAATTCGCTACCGGCATTGAAAATCTGGCCGGAACCATATCAAATCAGAGCATCGATGAATTTTCTGCCGGAGTCTGCGGGAGGCCAGGGATAATATGCTGATGATTCATGCCAAGGGTCTGGCGCGATCCTTCCAGACCAAACGGGGAACGGTCGAAGCAGTTCGCGGAGTGGATTTCCAGGTTTCGGCCGGGGAGATTGTCGGTTTCCTGGGCCCCAACGGCGCCGGGAAAACCACTACGCTCCGACTCCTCACCACCTTGCTCCGTCCCACCTCAGGGACAGCGGAGGTTGCGGGCTGTAATCTAATTTCGGACCCGGAAGCCGTTCGCTGCAAGATAGGCTATGTCGCGCAAGGAGGTTCTGCCGCTCCGGACGCCACGGTAACGGAAGAGTTGATTTATCAGGCTCGGCTGTACCGCATCAATAAAACCGAAGCGGCCCGGCGAGCCGAACAACTTTGTAAAGAGTTGGACCTGGCCGGTCTCGAATCTCGGCGTAGCAGCACACTCTCGGGAGGCCAACGACGTCGGCTCGACATCGCTTTGGGTTTAGTTCACAGTCCACCACTGGTGTTTCTCGACGAACCGACCGTTGGCCTGGACCCACAGGCTCGGGCTAATCTTTGGGACCACATTCGCCGGTTACGCGACAAATCGAATACGACGATCTTTCTCACCACCCACTATCTCGATGAAGCCGACGCTCTCTGCGATCGGATACTAGTTATCGATCACGGCAAGATCGTGGCCGAAGGCACTCCAGAGGAATTGAAACGACAGGTCTCCGGTGATGTCATCCACGTTGAACTCTCTTCCGAGCTGGAAAAAGCTCGAAAAATTTGTTCCGCTCTACCCGGTATCCGAAAAGCAGTTCTCTCGGAAGAAACCTTGCACCTGAACGTGGACGACGGTGGTCAAGCGATGATGAATGTTCTGCGAGCTCTGGATACTGCTCAGGTGCCTTTAACTTCCATCCAGTTATCGAGGCCGACGCTCGACGACGTCTTTTTGACGCTCACCGGTCGATCGCTTCGAGACGACGAGATCGCAAAGACCGGCAAGTAAAAAAGCAGCCGCAAAATTCAAATGGAACGAAATTCAGCGTTTTAAGGAATATCGATGGAAACCGTGCGCGATATCTCTCTAGTTTTTCAACGCCATGTCTATCAGGCTCTGCGCAATCCGGTGCTGATGATAATCGGCCTGATTCAACCAATTCTCTATCTCTGTCTGTTTGCCCCTTTATTGATCGGATTTGCGGGGAAACCGGGCTTTCCTCAAGGCGATTCCCTGCAGATTTACGTACCAGGTCTTCTCGTTCAGTTGGGACTATTCGGTACGACTTTCGCCGGGTTTGGGATCATCAGTGAATGGCGGATGGGATTGCTGGAACGCATGCGAGTGACCCCGGTGAGTCGCCTGGCGCTTTTGCTAGGGCGTGTTCTACGAGATGCTTTCGTTCTCGAGTTGCAAACTCTCGTTTTGATCATTGCGGCCTTCGCTTTTGGGCTGCGAGCACCGATCGCCGGCGTACTGGCGAGTTTGATTTTAGTCGGATTGCTGGCAATTACCGCGGCATCACTTTCCTACGCCGTCGCGTTGACTGTAAAATCGGAGAATGCCTTTGCCCCGATCCTGAACATCACCACCATCCCCCTTCTTTTACTGTCTGGCATCTTATTGCCAATGTCCCTAGCCCCTTCCTGGCTGGATACCCTTTCGCGTCTCAATCCGCTCAGATATTTAGTCGAGGCGATTCGGGAATTGTTTTTGGGCAATTATTTCAGCGATCGGGTCTTTCTGGGCGCGGGGCTGATCGCGGTTTTAGCAGTGGTCGCCGTGGCGATCGGTACCCGCAAGTTCCGCTTGGAAAATGCTTAACTCTTTGCGGTAATTCGTCTTTCTTTCCTCTGGGCCTCTTTGGAAGGAAGCTTGAGATTCCAAGCCAAACCCAAAAAGGCCATCATTCGGATCACCCAGTAACTGGTATCGATCTGCCACCAGCTTAATCCGTGGCGAACCGAGGTGGGAAAGGCATGGTGCGTATTGTGCCAGCCCTCCCCCATGGCCAGGATGCCGAAGAAGATATTATTCCGACTCTCATCGTCACTGTGATACGGTTGCATCCCCCACAGATGACATGCGGAATTGACGCTCCAGGTGATGTGATGCACCAGGAAAATGCGAACCAGGCCCCCCCATATAAATCCGGTCCAGGCCCCCATCCAACTCGAGGAAATGATTCCACCGAGCACCGCAGGCAAAATCAGGCTCAAAGCCACCCAGAGCGGAAACAAATCATTCGCGATCCGAAGACTCCGGATGTTCTTTAAATCCTTGATATAGTGTTCGAAATCGGCCGGATCGGCATTAAAAAACCAGCCGATATGAGCGTGCCAAAAACCTTTGAGCAAACCCAAAAATCCCTTCCCATGATGGTGCGGCGTATGGGGGTCTTCCGGCCGGTCGCTGAACTTGTGATGCCTGCGATGCATGCCGACCCACTGGAATAAAGCTCCCTGAATCGCCATGGAGCCGAAAATCGCCCAGAGGAACTTTATCCAGACATAGGTTTCAAAAGATCGATGCACGAAAAGACGATGAAAACCGATTGTGATTCCCAATGCGGAAACAGTGTACATACCCAATAGCAGGCCCAAGTCTGTCCAGCCGAATCCCCAGCCCCAGACAAAAAATGGAGCGGCCATCACTCCCAGCAACGGAACAATGATTGCGACTAAGGTCAATAACCGGACCCCGAGAGTCACTTTTTGAGGAGGTACTTCGAAAGAGCTAAAGTCCGATTTTCGCTCGGCTACTAGGATTTCAGAAAGTTCTGGCATTAGTGGAGCCTTATCAATTGAAACGGGAAAGCCAGCCTTACGAACGAGAAGAGAACTGGGAGATGAGTTCTTTAGTTATAAAAATCGCAACAATCGTGCCATCGCGAGTCGAACTCATGAATTGGATTCGTCTCGAATCTCACTACAATCGATCTATTGTGAGTACTTATACTATAATTTCTCGTCTGAATTGACCCGTTCAAGGTCGGACCTTTCTTTCGGGACGACGCCAAAAAGCCTTGCTAAATAGCGATTTCTGCAAGAAAAATCGCTTTCTGGTTCTGCCGGATCTGTTCTGGTCAAATCCGATCCAGATTTTTCTGATTCCTTTGGGAATACTAAGAAGTATCTTTAGCCAAACGCCAAAATGGCGTCGCTCAACTCTCCAGATGGCAAAGGACTGACCTACTTCAGAATAGTTTTCAGCCGGTTTGCTCGTCGCTGCCCGATGCAATTCAAGTGCCTCCAATTCAAGGTACTCGAAGCCTCCTTATGCAGGCAGTCAGATGTCAACGCTTCCCTGGGCATGCGGGAAATAATCGATTTTTTGGGTTTACTGATAGTTCTCAGCAACGTGCATTTAATTCATAGGCCCGGTTAACTATCTTCTCTCTGATAAATTGCTCCGGTTGCTTTGGACTGCGTCGGAATCAATGATTGGCTCCCCACGCGGGAAGACATTTTCCACGTTTTTTTGATGATGGACTCGAAACCTGGTGATTTAGCCTAAGTCAGGCTGCCAATAACATCCGAACTGGCTGCCAGTTTTGCATCTCCTCCACGACCGAATTCCGATGAAACGCTGCACTTAAAGATTTCCCTCTAGAATTGGCTCCTTTGAAAAAACCCGCTGTAAGCTTCGTGGAGAGGCCTCTAGAGAATCGCGGCCATTGTTATCAATAACGTGGCTAGAGACGTCTCCACTTCGAGGTCTCAGAGTGACTTCACTCGAGTTTTTCAAAAGCATTAATCGATGGTCGCGAAAAAAATTTGAATCTCAATTTGCGGACAGCTTTCAGGCGGGTAATCTTGAAATTGTTCACGGTTAAAATGAAAAAACTGAGGCATGGGTTCGGAACGACCCAAACCTCAGTTTTTAATGCTGGAGACAGGACTTGAACCTGCACTCTCTTGCGAGAACCAGCCCCTCAAGCTGGCGCGTCTGCCAGTTTCGCCACTCCAGCGGCAGAAAGAAATTATGCACGCCCCGATTTGATTTTCAAGAGGGACAGTCCGAAACTCGCTCAGGTTCAGCAGATTTTAGGGCATCTTTAGCTACTTTCGGACCTAACTCACCATCTGTGCCCAGATATTCTTTAGAGCATCTTTACTATTGGTCGGCAAATTGCCCTGCGCATATTCCAGCCGGGCAATCAGCACCGCCAACCTTAAAGCCTGCGGGTCAAGATCGGGAAACTGATTTTGAATCCGTCCCGCGAACTCCAGAGGTGTTTCATCGACAGAGCGTGCGGCCTCCCGGTCACTGGCCCAGGCCTCCATAGCCGAGAAAGTATAGCGGATCAGCGTTTCGGTACTTCGAGAGCGGGCGCTGCCGTCTTCGAACGGATTGGAAAACTGTGCAAAGGTGATCTTCGGTTCCTCAACCGGCCGTTCTTTCTCGATAGATTTTGCGGCCCCTCGGCCGAACAACCGATCTAAAAAACCTTGGATTCGAGCGAGTAGACTTTGAGCCCATTTAGTAAACGGAGCGATATTTTTCAGCACGAAATAAGCGATAATGAAGAGAACTATCAGCAGCACGACCGCGAAAACAATCCACTTCAGGAAGGCCGCGATATTCTGGAATACTTTGCCTAACTGGTTCTGTTGAAACTGTTCGAAGCTGTCCCGGTCGCGGTCCTGATTGCTATCGCGATTTTGAGTCGTCTTTTGTTGTTCGTTCGAATTTTGATCTTTGGAGCCCTTCTGCTCATTCCGGGTCTGCTGCCCTTTCTCCCCCGGGTTGGGTTGCCCCTGCTCGCCTTTCTTCGCCGCGTTCGGACCATTTTTTTGATCTTTTGAATCGTCCGATTGATTTTGATTTCCTTTGTTCTGATCGCCGCGACTATTCCCCGATTTTCCCTCTTTGTCGCCGCTGCCTTCCTTGGATTCGCCTTTTTCCCCTTTGCCTCCCGGGTTGCCTTTTTTGGCGGTTGCTGAACCATCACCGGCTTTTGTCTGTTCGCCGGTTCGGCCTTCCCCTTTGCCGGCATCGCCACTACGACGAACTGCATTCTTGGAAGCATTCCGTTCCGTGGAATTCAAAAAATCGAGCTTAACGAGCGGAGTTTCGGAATAAGGGCGCGGCAGAATCGCCGACACGACAATGAAGCCGGCAATCAATACGGCCCCAATTCCCAGCCAAATCCCCGTCATGGCCTTGGGCATGGTGAGATCACGCTGGCGAATGTACCGGCGGACGCCCAAAAAGCTGGTGGTGAGTAGAAGTCCTAGCGAACAGGCCACGTAGACCGCCGCCAGCTGGAAAACGAAGCTTCGTCGAGCCCCTTCCCCGGGAGGAATCAGAGACTGGCCCAAGCCGAAAATCGGTAACGCGGCCATCGCAAAGTAGATGATGGTCGTCCCGGGCGTATGCGGCTTTGATTCCTTCCTTTTGCGATACTCCTGGTATCGTTCCCACCAACTCAAGGATGGTGTATAGGGATTGTCGTGCCCCGGCTCCGGTTCGACAGGCTCTTCCTCTTCTTCATGCAATTTCTTGCCTTCGAATCCCACGGCAGAAAGCAAGCCCCTGTCGGCTGATTCCCGCCGTTCGTCTATGTGAGTGCAGTCCCGGACCAGTTTGTGAGAGGTCCACCAGACGATCAGCAGCAGACCGCAATTGATTAGGATAGATAGCTTACCGGCCAGGGTATCCGGTGGATATTTGACATAGGCGATGAGCGCAACGAGGGAGGCCCCACTCAATGCCAGCCCATACATGGTTGACCGGGCGGGATCCACAACAATCGATATCCGGCAGACCAGCACTATCCCGAAGACGAAGAAAAAAAGCGTGTAAAGCAGGTTGCTTTCATACTTTCCCGCGTAGAAAATTTCCGCCAGGAAAAACACGAGGCTGCCGACCACTCCCATGATCAGCATCGGGCTTAAGGCAGTAACCACGTAATCTGCCACGCCGGGTCCGGTTTCCTCGGTCGCGGCGGGTTTGGGGAAAGGTCGCATGAGACCGGCTCGATTCTCGATGACATTTACTTTTTCGCGGGTACCGGCTTATTCGACTTGATCTGCAGCTTCCGCGTGAAAACTTCCGACCCCGCTTTTACGATTATCAAATCTTCCGCATCGCCGCCCGAGCTGATAAAGCCCATCTGGGAAATCGGATTCTTCGAGGGATTCACCATCACGCCGGCCAATCGTGCTCCCGGATCGAAAATCTGAATGCCCGCCGGAGTAGCCGCATAGAAACGGTTCATCGAGTCGCTGGCCATCGCGGTAACTTCCAATTTCTTCTGCCCCGGGGCCACCTGCATGGCGTAGCATTTGTCGCCCGCGTCCAATTGGCAAATTGATTTCTGCTCATCGTACTGGACTCGGTAAGCCCAGAGGTGATAGTCCGATTTATCGGCGACTACCAGAGTTCCGCCATCCTTCCAGAGCCCAAACACTCCAGGCGACTCCAGAGGTATCTTGACTTTCAAAACGGGAACCTTTTCGACCGGTAGCTGATCGGTCTTGGCCAGCTTCCAGCTCTCATTCTCGACGAGAATCGTGGATAGAGGCATATCCTGGGACTGCACGCACGACGCGAAAAGTAGAAACCCGCTTAGAACCAAAAGCAAGCTTTTCATTGTCGTCACTTTCTTAATTACTTCGCCGGAGCGGGAGGGGTGTCTCGCCAGAGCCACTTGAGCGATTCGGGCAAGATCGCGCCGCCATGCCGACCACTGTGTCCTCCGGTGCCGAAGACAAACTGGTAGTCGTAATTCATATACTTCAAGGCCGCGGCCATGGACTTATTCGCCAACGGCCAGGAGCCAAAAAGGTTATCCAGATCGTTCTCGCCATCCTGCAGGAAAACTCGGATCGGCTTGCGTTCGGTTTTGCGAATCAAAGACGGATAAATATCTCCGCCGCGAATATTGGTGAAGGAACCGACGTGGCTAAGCACTTTGCCGAACATATCGGGGCGCACCCAGGCCGCCGTGAAAGCGCAGATGCCACCCGAGGAGATCCCGCAGATCGCTCGCCCAGCCGCATCGTGGCGGATCTTGTACTTTTCCTCGAG
The genomic region above belongs to Telmatocola sphagniphila and contains:
- a CDS encoding RNA polymerase sigma factor, giving the protein MDENQARTVVRGLREGHTHAWQSLYDCYAPRVWHGVARLLGSQSADIGDVVQESLMAAARSIRTYDESKGTLWVWLWGITRLQVSLHFRKCQQQARLNRPEWLAASQGRLARWLEGNDSLAPDLLESAELQQLVRTVLIELPDDYAELLIAKYLEDEPILVIAERERTTETAVRSKLARAREAFRGIFKKLTGETMTDAEACHEHT
- a CDS encoding acyl-CoA desaturase, giving the protein MPELSEILVAERKSDFSSFEVPPQKVTLGVRLLTLVAIIVPLLGVMAAPFFVWGWGFGWTDLGLLLGMYTVSALGITIGFHRLFVHRSFETYVWIKFLWAIFGSMAIQGALFQWVGMHRRHHKFSDRPEDPHTPHHHGKGFLGLLKGFWHAHIGWFFNADPADFEHYIKDLKNIRSLRIANDLFPLWVALSLILPAVLGGIISSSWMGAWTGFIWGGLVRIFLVHHITWSVNSACHLWGMQPYHSDDESRNNIFFGILAMGEGWHNTHHAFPTSVRHGLSWWQIDTSYWVIRMMAFLGLAWNLKLPSKEAQRKERRITAKS
- a CDS encoding ATP-binding cassette domain-containing protein — protein: MIHAKGLARSFQTKRGTVEAVRGVDFQVSAGEIVGFLGPNGAGKTTTLRLLTTLLRPTSGTAEVAGCNLISDPEAVRCKIGYVAQGGSAAPDATVTEELIYQARLYRINKTEAARRAEQLCKELDLAGLESRRSSTLSGGQRRRLDIALGLVHSPPLVFLDEPTVGLDPQARANLWDHIRRLRDKSNTTIFLTTHYLDEADALCDRILVIDHGKIVAEGTPEELKRQVSGDVIHVELSSELEKARKICSALPGIRKAVLSEETLHLNVDDGGQAMMNVLRALDTAQVPLTSIQLSRPTLDDVFLTLTGRSLRDDEIAKTGK
- a CDS encoding YncE family protein; the encoded protein is MKSLLLVLSGFLLFASCVQSQDMPLSTILVENESWKLAKTDQLPVEKVPVLKVKIPLESPGVFGLWKDGGTLVVADKSDYHLWAYRVQYDEQKSICQLDAGDKCYAMQVAPGQKKLEVTAMASDSMNRFYAATPAGIQIFDPGARLAGVMVNPSKNPISQMGFISSGGDAEDLIIVKAGSEVFTRKLQIKSNKPVPAKK
- a CDS encoding ABC transporter permease → METVRDISLVFQRHVYQALRNPVLMIIGLIQPILYLCLFAPLLIGFAGKPGFPQGDSLQIYVPGLLVQLGLFGTTFAGFGIISEWRMGLLERMRVTPVSRLALLLGRVLRDAFVLELQTLVLIIAAFAFGLRAPIAGVLASLILVGLLAITAASLSYAVALTVKSENAFAPILNITTIPLLLLSGILLPMSLAPSWLDTLSRLNPLRYLVEAIRELFLGNYFSDRVFLGAGLIAVLAVVAVAIGTRKFRLENA
- a CDS encoding DUF4129 domain-containing protein, with the protein product MRPFPKPAATEETGPGVADYVVTALSPMLIMGVVGSLVFFLAEIFYAGKYESNLLYTLFFFVFGIVLVCRISIVVDPARSTMYGLALSGASLVALIAYVKYPPDTLAGKLSILINCGLLLIVWWTSHKLVRDCTHIDERRESADRGLLSAVGFEGKKLHEEEEEPVEPEPGHDNPYTPSLSWWERYQEYRKRKESKPHTPGTTIIYFAMAALPIFGLGQSLIPPGEGARRSFVFQLAAVYVACSLGLLLTTSFLGVRRYIRQRDLTMPKAMTGIWLGIGAVLIAGFIVVSAILPRPYSETPLVKLDFLNSTERNASKNAVRRSGDAGKGEGRTGEQTKAGDGSATAKKGNPGGKGEKGESKEGSGDKEGKSGNSRGDQNKGNQNQSDDSKDQKNGPNAAKKGEQGQPNPGEKGQQTRNEQKGSKDQNSNEQQKTTQNRDSNQDRDRDSFEQFQQNQLGKVFQNIAAFLKWIVFAVVLLIVLFIIAYFVLKNIAPFTKWAQSLLARIQGFLDRLFGRGAAKSIEKERPVEEPKITFAQFSNPFEDGSARSRSTETLIRYTFSAMEAWASDREAARSVDETPLEFAGRIQNQFPDLDPQALRLAVLIARLEYAQGNLPTNSKDALKNIWAQMVS